A DNA window from Ranitomeya imitator isolate aRanImi1 chromosome 2, aRanImi1.pri, whole genome shotgun sequence contains the following coding sequences:
- the FFAR4 gene encoding free fatty acid receptor 4: MGYMIVSCQSEEICNFTFFNFFSEFDKSLQVKVLETIFLSVVFMFSCFVNISAIVLLVRKKKLVTANCFVLNLFCSDLLFISMIPLILVIRWTEVWILGDFFCHLLFYVISLSGCVILSSLSAVSLERMICIIKLSQATTCNVKVVAVGILTIWVFSAMTAIPMCLFFNVITQKVNNRDVRVCTLIWPTVGEEIAWDISFIFLDFLIPGLSIIVSYTKIFKITKEIRERMISSTAYSEVHQYRVSQRDYRLFRTLFTLMISFFIMWTPVFIIVLLLLVHNLTKKFILSETVFFWILLFTFCNSIVNPVLYNINLLKQKWWKVLFCGNPEDNVDTETTNKRNGNQNVTSDSK; encoded by the exons ATGGGTTACATGATTGTATCTTGTCAGTCTGAAGAAATTTGCAACTtcaccttttttaattttttctccgaGTTTGACAAGAGCCTGCAGGTGAAGGTTTTGGAGACCATATTCCTCTCCGTGGTGTTCATGTTCTCATGCTTTGTAAATATCAGCGCCATTGTCTTGCTTGTCAGAAAGAAGAAACTGGTAACTGCCAATTGCTTTGTTCTGAACCTCTTTTGTTCGGACTTGCTGTTCATCAGCATGATACCGCTCATTTTGGTCATTCGATGGACGGAGGTTTGGATCTTGGGTGATTTCTTCTGCCACCTGCTTTTTTATGTCATCAGCCTCAGTGGTTGTGTTATCCTCTCCTCCCTGTCTGCAGTGAGTCTGGAGAGGATGATCTGTATCATAAAGCTGTCCCAGGCCACCACCTGTAATGTTAAGGTGGTGGCAGTAGGAATTCTGACCATTTGGGTCTTCTCAGCCATGACGGCCATTCCCATGTGTCTCTTCTTCAATGTAATAACACAGAAGGTGAATAATAGG GATGTCCGGGTCTGTACTCTTATTTGGCCAACAGTTGGAGAAGAAATTGCATGGGATATTTCATTTATATTTTTGGACTTCTTGATACCAGGATTAAGCATTATTGTCAGCTACACCAAGATCTTCAAG ATCACAAAGGAAATCAGGGAGCGGATGATCAGCAGTACGGCTTATTCTGAAGTCCACCAGTACCGCGTGTCTCAGCGAGACTACAGACTGTTCAGAACCCTCTTCACTCTTATGATCTCTTTTTTTATCATGTGGACGCCCGTGTTTATAATTGTCCTTTTGCTTCTTGTTCATAACCTAACAAAGAAGTTCATCTTATCGGAGACGGTTTTCTTCTGGATTCTGCTGTTTACATTTTGCAATTCAATAGTAAATCCAGTTCTGTACAACATCAATTTACTCAAACAGAAGTGGTGGAAGGTCCTATTTTGCGGAAACCCTGAGGACAATGTGGACACAGAGACCACAAATAAACGGAATGGCAACCAAAATGTTACATCGGATAGCAAATAA